One genomic region from Cetobacterium sp. 8H encodes:
- a CDS encoding ATP-dependent helicase codes for MILRYIQLKNINLKTLNIDNIVSNTLNKNLNFEQLIATTNINGNFLVIAGAGSGKTRIIIYRTFLLLKLGISPKKILILTFTRKASKEIRSRIDSLFVNSQVQIETFHSLAYKCLKKYSQNKSFKVITPENYFNLSKTSIFFEKISKIISQEQIKKLLSIISEDDAVLKKEILQFKTNEKNLILNFLHDLSLVKLSLNIFTFNDLIKSFITFLDNKIFSVKFDYVMVDEYQDTDSFQISILKKISNTNLMVVGDDFQSIYGFKGTSPDNILNFPFDFPKVKTIILNKNYRSTPSIVNFSNEVSNSFLSSFKKELISTNLNLEKPSLNIFKTHFDEIKNIIEQIKNLIFENSSCKIALLFRNYIHMESFIKDFKKANLSFSIIPNPFLESIFDDIIFDENAQIELLTIHSSKGLEWDYVFIPLLLDGILPSCIGQGIDFEEEKRLFYVACTRTKKQLFLSYPLTFYNDFGFFNKVSPFITDISSEFYNIKRGQL; via the coding sequence ATGATTTTAAGATATATTCAATTAAAAAATATTAATTTAAAAACATTAAATATTGATAATATCGTTTCTAACACATTAAATAAAAATTTAAATTTTGAGCAATTAATAGCCACAACAAATATAAATGGCAATTTTTTAGTTATTGCTGGTGCTGGTTCTGGAAAAACAAGAATTATTATCTATAGGACATTTTTGCTTCTTAAACTCGGTATATCTCCTAAAAAAATTTTAATATTAACTTTTACAAGAAAAGCTTCAAAAGAAATTCGTTCTAGAATTGATTCTCTCTTTGTTAACTCTCAAGTACAAATAGAAACATTTCATTCATTAGCATATAAGTGCTTAAAAAAATATAGCCAAAATAAATCTTTCAAAGTCATAACTCCTGAGAACTATTTCAATCTTTCTAAAACAAGTATATTTTTTGAAAAAATTTCTAAAATTATATCTCAAGAACAGATAAAAAAACTTCTTTCTATAATATCTGAGGATGATGCCGTATTAAAAAAAGAAATACTACAATTTAAAACAAATGAAAAAAATTTAATTTTAAATTTCCTTCATGATTTGTCTTTGGTTAAACTTTCTTTGAATATTTTTACTTTTAATGACCTAATCAAATCTTTTATAACTTTTTTAGACAATAAGATTTTTTCTGTAAAATTTGACTATGTTATGGTTGATGAATACCAAGATACTGATTCTTTCCAGATATCTATCTTAAAAAAAATTTCGAATACTAATTTAATGGTTGTCGGAGATGATTTTCAAAGTATTTACGGTTTCAAAGGGACTTCCCCAGATAATATTTTAAACTTCCCTTTTGATTTTCCTAAAGTCAAAACTATTATTTTAAATAAAAATTATAGAAGTACTCCTTCCATTGTTAATTTTAGTAATGAAGTTTCCAACTCATTTCTCTCATCATTCAAGAAAGAATTAATCTCTACAAATTTGAACTTAGAAAAACCCTCTTTAAATATTTTTAAAACTCATTTCGACGAAATTAAAAATATTATAGAACAAATTAAAAATCTTATTTTTGAAAATTCTAGCTGTAAAATTGCATTGCTTTTTAGAAACTATATACATATGGAATCTTTTATCAAGGATTTTAAAAAAGCAAATCTAAGTTTTTCAATTATTCCTAATCCATTTTTAGAAAGCATTTTTGATGATATTATTTTTGATGAAAACGCTCAAATTGAACTATTAACAATTCATAGTTCTAAAGGCCTTGAGTGGGATTATGTTTTTATTCCTCTTTTGCTTGATGGAATTTTACCCTCATGTATTGGTCAAGGAATTGACTTTGAAGAAGAAAAAAGACTTTTTTATGTAGCTTGTACTAGAACTAAAAAGCAACTATTTCTATCTTATCCCTTAACTTTTTATAATGATTTTGGATTCTTTAATAAGGTATCTCCGTTTATAACAGACATCTCTTCTGAATTTTATAATATAAAAAGAGGGCAATTATAA